One part of the Gammaproteobacteria bacterium genome encodes these proteins:
- the atpC gene encoding ATP synthase F1 complex subunit epsilon produces the protein MSMTIHVDIVSAEGSLHSGVATMVCAPAMMGEVGIMPRHSPFLSKLIPGEVRIHTQGGEEEIFYISGGLLEVQPHVVTILADTAVRAKDLDEVKALEARERAMQLIKDRKSDVDYVRVHAELLEAIAQLRTIQTLRKKLKRA, from the coding sequence ATGTCCATGACCATTCATGTGGACATTGTGAGCGCCGAGGGGTCGCTCCACTCAGGCGTCGCCACGATGGTGTGCGCCCCGGCGATGATGGGTGAGGTTGGTATTATGCCTCGCCATTCGCCTTTCCTCAGTAAGCTTATACCCGGAGAGGTGCGGATTCATACCCAGGGGGGCGAGGAAGAGATTTTCTACATCTCCGGCGGCCTTCTGGAGGTTCAGCCTCATGTGGTGACAATCCTGGCGGATACTGCGGTGCGCGCCAAGGACCTCGATGAGGTCAAGGCCTTGGAGGCCAGGGAACGGGCGATGCAGCTTATCAAGGATCGTAAGTCAGACGTTGACTATGTCCGTGTCCACGCCGAATTGCTGGAGGCTATTGCCCAGCTGCGGACGATCCAGACGTTGCGCAAGAAATTGAAACGGGCATAG
- a CDS encoding putative FKBP-type peptidyl-prolyl cis-trans isomerase SlyD (Evidence 3 : Putative function from multiple computational evidences): MNGYQEIMVDRSFSPVVRYFPFRCYPLADILKEIFVARVVKGKVVYLTYNIRDMAGDFLEQSDLPIGYIHGVGGALFPKVEQALDGAEVGATIEVTLAPEEGFGPYLQELTFIDDIDNVPPELRYVGAQAQMENDQGEVHTFVVSNIDDGKLTVDGNHPFAGRTLIYTVEVLHLRDASPAEITRGEPFDAPQLH; the protein is encoded by the coding sequence GTGAACGGTTACCAAGAAATTATGGTGGACCGATCTTTTTCCCCGGTGGTCCGTTATTTTCCCTTCCGTTGTTATCCTCTCGCCGATATTCTTAAGGAGATCTTTGTGGCTCGCGTTGTCAAGGGAAAAGTAGTTTATCTTACCTACAACATTCGTGATATGGCGGGAGATTTCCTAGAGCAATCTGACCTTCCCATTGGATATATCCATGGCGTGGGTGGCGCTCTATTTCCCAAAGTGGAACAGGCATTGGATGGTGCTGAGGTTGGAGCTACGATTGAGGTCACCCTTGCCCCAGAAGAAGGCTTTGGGCCATATCTGCAGGAGCTGACCTTTATCGATGATATTGATAACGTCCCTCCTGAACTACGCTATGTTGGGGCACAGGCCCAAATGGAAAATGATCAGGGAGAAGTTCATACTTTCGTGGTCTCCAATATCGATGATGGTAAGCTCACGGTGGATGGTAATCATCCTTTTGCCGGTCGCACCCTGATCTACACCGTCGAAGTGCTCCACCTACGAGACGCTTCTCCTGCCGAGATTACCCGTGGCGAGCCGTTTGATGCCCCGCAGTTGCATTAG